One genomic window of Chthonomonadales bacterium includes the following:
- a CDS encoding prepilin-type N-terminal cleavage/methylation domain-containing protein — MRRREHGFTLIELLVVIAIIAILAAILFPVFAQAREKARQTMCLSNLKQIGTATYLYMQDYDERLFVREYRINGDPVYNYQVWNARRRIADGKWDLNQGLLQPYMRNKEIHECPTARSLPSGTTTTTNLGYGFNQSYLLPSATFSASLADISHPSETVFMADTAIISGGVVVRFAANWAPSAVYPTLHARHTEQAGVLWMDSHVHARRPTYRKDATILGTPGSVWEQNHIGDLLHPSYPRGSQYQNYYYMLQKPSP, encoded by the coding sequence ATGCGACGCAGAGAGCACGGCTTCACACTGATCGAACTGCTTGTCGTGATCGCCATCATCGCGATTCTGGCAGCCATCCTGTTCCCCGTCTTCGCGCAGGCCCGTGAGAAGGCCCGGCAGACCATGTGCCTCTCCAACCTCAAGCAGATAGGCACCGCCACCTACCTCTACATGCAGGACTACGACGAGCGGCTGTTCGTGCGCGAGTACCGGATCAACGGAGACCCGGTCTACAACTACCAGGTGTGGAACGCCCGCCGCCGGATTGCCGACGGCAAGTGGGACCTCAACCAGGGCCTCCTGCAGCCGTACATGCGCAACAAGGAGATCCACGAGTGCCCGACGGCCCGGTCGCTGCCGTCCGGCACGACGACGACGACCAACCTGGGCTACGGCTTCAACCAGTCGTACCTGCTGCCGTCGGCCACCTTCAGCGCCTCCCTGGCCGACATCTCGCATCCGAGCGAGACCGTCTTCATGGCCGACACGGCGATCATCTCCGGCGGCGTGGTGGTGCGCTTCGCTGCCAACTGGGCGCCCTCCGCCGTCTACCCGACGCTCCACGCGCGCCACACCGAGCAGGCCGGCGTGCTCTGGATGGACTCGCACGTGCACGCCCGGCGGCCGACCTACCGTAAGGACGCCACCATCCTGGGTACGCCGGGCAGCGTGTGGGAGCAGAACCACATCGGCGACCTGCTGCACCCGAGCTACCCGCGCGGCAGCCAGTACCAGAACTACTACTACATGCTGCAGAAGCCCAGCCCGTAG
- a CDS encoding TlpA family protein disulfide reductase, which translates to MAGVRAIALGLLMAAALGGAPTACAAATADPEGVLKQITGLREARLAEARSGGRPFDADAVRKEAAALASSAVEGVDARSVAPAESMTWARLFSEAGRPRETADLAARYLETGPEPTARFEAQMLRLDALADQGDGKRIAVLLPTVTAPDPAAGGLLVSRVTRRYAPILARAAGLPETLRILERVERGIPRDDPSRAARERLDAEKERRRKLNQPPVQNEAEQIATFERQVRGSWAIRGYFFAQARADLLAAAGRKADAVRVLDAFTSGLGPDDAVARRAAGSARRILTLPGTETPELPALDTIGTYQGMRALRGKVVVLDFFAHWCGPCVASIPDMRKLYDDLQGRGLALLGVTEYQGWYGTEGRAKRDMPKAVERERMRAFAGEHGVTWPIVFVERPVSEAFGVQAIPHVVVIDRAGKVRSMDVGYSPESFARFRAEIEGLLRG; encoded by the coding sequence GTGGCTGGAGTGAGAGCGATCGCCCTGGGGCTGCTGATGGCCGCGGCGCTCGGTGGCGCGCCCACCGCCTGCGCGGCGGCCACCGCCGACCCCGAGGGCGTGCTGAAGCAGATCACCGGGCTGCGCGAGGCACGGCTGGCTGAGGCGCGGAGCGGCGGGCGGCCCTTCGACGCGGACGCGGTGCGGAAGGAGGCGGCAGCGCTGGCGAGCTCGGCCGTCGAAGGTGTCGACGCGAGGTCCGTGGCGCCGGCGGAGTCGATGACCTGGGCCCGCCTGTTCTCCGAGGCCGGGCGCCCGCGCGAGACGGCCGACCTGGCGGCCCGGTATTTGGAGACCGGTCCGGAGCCGACGGCGCGGTTCGAGGCGCAGATGCTACGCCTCGACGCCCTTGCCGACCAGGGCGATGGCAAACGGATCGCCGTCCTGCTGCCCACCGTCACGGCGCCCGACCCGGCGGCGGGCGGCCTGCTCGTCTCGCGGGTGACGCGGCGCTACGCTCCAATTCTGGCGCGCGCCGCCGGTCTGCCCGAGACCTTGCGCATCCTCGAGCGGGTGGAGCGGGGCATCCCGCGCGATGACCCCTCCAGGGCCGCCCGCGAGCGTCTGGACGCCGAGAAGGAGCGCCGCCGCAAGCTCAACCAGCCGCCGGTCCAGAACGAGGCCGAGCAGATCGCCACGTTCGAGCGGCAGGTGCGCGGGTCATGGGCCATTCGCGGCTACTTCTTCGCGCAGGCCAGGGCCGACCTGCTGGCCGCGGCCGGCCGGAAGGCGGACGCGGTGAGGGTGCTGGACGCGTTCACGAGCGGGCTGGGCCCGGACGATGCGGTGGCGCGGCGGGCGGCCGGCAGCGCGCGGCGGATCCTCACACTGCCGGGGACGGAGACTCCCGAGTTGCCGGCGCTCGACACCATCGGCACGTACCAGGGCATGCGGGCGCTTCGGGGCAAGGTCGTTGTGCTGGACTTCTTCGCCCATTGGTGCGGCCCCTGCGTCGCCTCCATCCCCGACATGCGCAAGCTCTACGACGACTTGCAGGGGCGTGGCCTCGCCCTCCTCGGCGTGACGGAGTACCAGGGCTGGTATGGCACGGAGGGCCGGGCGAAGCGCGACATGCCGAAGGCGGTCGAGCGTGAGCGCATGCGTGCCTTCGCTGGCGAGCACGGCGTGACCTGGCCGATCGTCTTCGTGGAGCGCCCGGTATCGGAGGCGTTCGGCGTGCAGGCCATCCCGCATGTGGTAGTGATCGACCGGGCGGGCAAGGTCCGCTCGATGGACGTGGGCTACAGCCCGGAGTCATTCGCGCGGTTCCGGGCCGAGATCGAGGGACTGCTGCGGGGCTAA
- a CDS encoding alpha/beta hydrolase, translated as MRLRRLAGFLFVLLAATAWSFASAQTAEPQRVRDVIYQHKVGVALTMDVFKPARPNGIGVIWMVSGGWVSNHNNLNPELAAAFTARGQTVFEVVHGSQPKFTLPEIVQDIHRAVRFIRTHAAEYGVDPDRLGICGGSAGGHLSLMMGAYGGPGSPQAADAVDRASSVVQAVACLFPPTDLLNYGKEGASAMEIVTLRPFWPAFGITSTTSAEERARLGRALSPIYGLTARTPPTLIIHGDADQLVPLQQSERLMARLAELKVPHRLEVRKDKAHGWAGMEQELPLMADWFERYLARPAP; from the coding sequence ATGCGCCTCCGCAGGCTCGCCGGCTTCCTGTTCGTCCTCCTCGCCGCTACCGCTTGGAGCTTCGCCAGCGCGCAGACGGCCGAGCCCCAGCGCGTCCGCGACGTCATCTACCAGCACAAGGTCGGCGTCGCCCTTACCATGGACGTGTTCAAGCCAGCCCGGCCCAACGGGATCGGCGTTATCTGGATGGTGAGCGGCGGTTGGGTGTCCAACCACAACAACCTGAACCCCGAGTTGGCCGCCGCGTTCACCGCGCGCGGCCAGACCGTGTTCGAGGTGGTGCATGGCAGCCAGCCGAAGTTCACGCTGCCCGAGATCGTGCAGGACATCCACCGCGCGGTCCGCTTCATCCGTACTCACGCCGCCGAGTACGGCGTCGACCCCGATCGGCTCGGAATCTGCGGCGGCAGCGCCGGCGGACATCTCTCGCTGATGATGGGCGCCTACGGCGGCCCCGGCAGCCCGCAGGCCGCCGATGCCGTGGACCGCGCGTCCAGCGTCGTGCAGGCCGTGGCGTGCCTGTTCCCGCCGACGGACCTGCTCAACTACGGCAAGGAGGGCGCGAGCGCGATGGAGATCGTCACGCTGCGCCCCTTCTGGCCGGCCTTCGGCATCACGAGTACAACGTCGGCCGAGGAGCGCGCAAGGCTCGGGCGCGCGCTCTCGCCCATCTACGGACTCACGGCACGCACGCCGCCCACGCTCATCATCCATGGTGACGCGGATCAGCTCGTGCCGCTCCAGCAGTCCGAACGGCTGATGGCGCGGCTTGCGGAGCTGAAGGTGCCGCACCGGCTGGAGGTGCGCAAGGACAAGGCGCACGGCTGGGCGGGGATGGAGCAGGAGCTGCCGCTGATGGCGGATTGGTTCGAGAGGTATCTGGCCAGGCCGGCGCCGTAG
- a CDS encoding PAS domain S-box protein, whose translation MPSVQRRIMLLLTVLVAAFVVGLVIWQAGLRRQNAVLSAMERRERVRALDALIELQSAPARNLVGDYTQWDAMVAFIRRPTDRWKAKNLEPALTTFGVSGAWVYDLRGRLIAGSVQRGAEGLRELPLPPLALNAMRQCALGRHRFFQQTPAGVVELWGEGVHATADHARAGRHRGFFVAGRLWDSARLRRLADAGRCRVHLALPSEPPPRPPRDGFTHAIGLADPDGRPLGRIDLSGHLPLVTQARRAGAQATLLLLAFALLTPGLVSACLIRWVSRPLRTLSRAIEREDTPAVSGLASNRSEFGEIARMLEAFFGQRAELRAEVSARADAETRLSREVALLQAIAEALPAPLFHTDAEGRCVECNPAFLELCGLERAQALGRRFEELFPCDARAIHGTVDEAILRTCQPRCYLCELTAGNGARHTMLVHKAALRDAEGLPAGVLAILSDITEQQATAEDLERHAAYLRCVIDVQRLLLAPLDGEGRLQGTLARLGEAAGASRVYLYGHRRDDEGRLLASREGVWTAPGVAPGSPEALPAEAAYSSAWPTWEAPLSAGNHVHGLAEGMPEPERSALLARGARAVLVLPLVFHRELVGFVGFENCAAACEWEPAEVDLLQAASAALSLYHARKAAEASVRWNAALLRTMSEAAPLALYVVDNRSDRVLYHNRRFLVVWGIEHMADELAAGTARNADLLASSLPAVADGQAFAEACIPLREEANRAVIDDEIRFADGRIVRRYSTQIRDDADAYLGRFYMFEDITLRRRAEEALQQAHDVLEARVAARTLDLARANRSLQAEVAERRHAEGAVRSLNVELRRRLERLDSLRHVDAAISGGLDLRLTLRVLLNQVMARLGVDGAAVLLLDAHTRSLRETCARGTVPAGRQQGAESLHGTSAGQAVLLRRPVVSPAAGSAEGQAPMVHRCAPLIAKGDVKGVLEVYHAASFTPDDEWEGFLEALASQAAIAIDNSALFEQLQRSNAELTMAYDATIEGWSRALDLRDRETEGHTRRVTELTVALARAVGLPDADLVHIRRGALLHDIGKMGVPDSILLKPGPLTDEEWVTMRRHTAYACEMLSPIVFLRPALEIPRCHHERWDGAGYPCGLREEQIPIAARLFAVADIWDALSFDRPYRKAWPAELVREHLRGLSGTHLDPTAVDAFLRLDDTLTSCRLERAA comes from the coding sequence ATGCCGTCCGTCCAGCGACGGATCATGCTGCTGCTGACGGTGCTCGTCGCCGCCTTCGTGGTCGGCCTTGTCATCTGGCAGGCCGGGCTGCGCCGGCAGAACGCCGTGCTGTCGGCGATGGAGCGGCGCGAGCGCGTGCGGGCGCTCGACGCCCTCATCGAGCTTCAGTCCGCTCCCGCCCGGAATCTCGTTGGCGACTACACGCAGTGGGACGCGATGGTCGCCTTCATTCGACGTCCGACGGACCGCTGGAAGGCCAAGAATCTGGAGCCGGCACTAACAACCTTCGGGGTGTCTGGCGCCTGGGTTTATGACCTTCGGGGACGCCTGATCGCCGGGTCCGTCCAGCGCGGCGCCGAGGGCCTGAGGGAGCTTCCCCTGCCGCCCCTGGCGCTCAACGCGATGCGCCAATGCGCACTCGGCCGACACCGGTTCTTTCAGCAGACCCCCGCAGGCGTCGTCGAGCTCTGGGGGGAGGGCGTTCACGCGACGGCCGACCACGCGCGGGCGGGGCGGCACCGGGGCTTCTTCGTGGCGGGTCGCCTGTGGGACAGCGCCCGCTTGCGGCGTCTGGCCGATGCCGGACGATGCCGCGTCCACCTCGCACTCCCCAGCGAGCCGCCTCCACGCCCTCCGCGCGACGGCTTCACGCACGCGATCGGCCTCGCCGACCCGGATGGACGGCCGCTGGGTCGCATCGATCTCTCCGGCCATCTGCCACTGGTCACCCAGGCGCGCCGGGCCGGCGCGCAGGCCACCCTCCTTCTGCTGGCGTTCGCGCTGCTGACGCCGGGCCTCGTGTCGGCGTGCCTGATTCGGTGGGTGAGCAGGCCACTTCGCACCCTGTCGCGCGCCATCGAGCGCGAGGACACCCCGGCCGTCTCGGGCCTGGCGTCGAACCGGAGTGAGTTCGGCGAGATCGCGCGGATGCTGGAAGCCTTCTTCGGTCAGCGGGCCGAGCTGCGGGCCGAGGTGAGCGCCCGAGCCGACGCGGAGACGCGGCTCAGCCGCGAGGTGGCCCTCCTTCAAGCCATCGCGGAGGCGCTTCCCGCACCGTTGTTCCACACCGACGCCGAAGGCCGCTGCGTGGAGTGCAACCCCGCGTTCCTGGAGCTGTGCGGCCTGGAGCGCGCGCAGGCACTGGGGCGGCGCTTTGAGGAGCTGTTCCCGTGCGACGCGCGAGCGATCCACGGCACGGTGGACGAGGCGATCCTGCGGACCTGCCAGCCTCGCTGTTACCTCTGCGAGCTGACCGCCGGCAACGGCGCGCGGCACACGATGCTGGTGCACAAGGCCGCGCTTCGCGACGCGGAGGGCCTGCCCGCCGGCGTCCTGGCCATCCTCAGCGACATCACCGAGCAGCAGGCGACGGCGGAGGACCTGGAACGGCACGCGGCCTACCTGCGCTGCGTGATCGACGTACAGCGACTCCTTCTGGCCCCGCTCGACGGCGAGGGCCGGCTGCAGGGCACGCTGGCGCGCCTGGGCGAGGCCGCCGGCGCCTCACGCGTCTACCTCTACGGGCACCGCCGCGACGACGAGGGCCGCCTGCTGGCGAGCCGCGAGGGCGTCTGGACCGCTCCAGGCGTCGCCCCCGGGAGCCCGGAGGCGCTGCCCGCGGAGGCGGCCTACTCCTCCGCCTGGCCCACGTGGGAGGCGCCGCTGAGCGCGGGCAACCACGTGCACGGCCTGGCGGAGGGCATGCCGGAACCGGAGCGCTCCGCGCTGCTGGCCCGGGGCGCCCGCGCCGTGCTGGTGCTGCCACTGGTCTTCCATCGTGAGCTCGTGGGGTTCGTCGGCTTTGAGAACTGCGCGGCCGCGTGCGAGTGGGAGCCCGCCGAGGTCGACCTGTTGCAGGCTGCGTCCGCCGCCCTCTCGCTCTACCACGCGCGCAAGGCCGCCGAGGCCTCCGTCCGCTGGAACGCCGCGCTTCTGCGCACCATGAGCGAGGCGGCGCCGCTCGCCCTCTATGTGGTGGACAACCGCAGCGACCGGGTCCTGTACCACAACCGGCGTTTTCTGGTGGTATGGGGGATCGAGCATATGGCGGACGAGCTCGCGGCGGGAACGGCGCGTAACGCCGACCTGCTCGCCAGCTCTCTTCCGGCCGTGGCTGACGGGCAGGCGTTCGCCGAGGCCTGTATACCGCTCCGGGAGGAGGCTAACCGCGCCGTCATCGACGACGAGATCCGCTTCGCCGACGGTCGGATCGTCCGGCGGTACTCCACACAGATCCGCGACGATGCCGACGCCTATCTGGGCCGGTTCTATATGTTCGAGGACATCACGCTGCGCCGCCGGGCGGAGGAGGCCCTCCAGCAGGCTCACGATGTCCTCGAGGCTCGCGTCGCCGCGCGCACGCTCGATCTCGCACGCGCCAACCGCAGCCTGCAAGCCGAGGTAGCCGAACGTCGGCATGCGGAGGGCGCGGTGCGGTCGCTCAACGTCGAGTTGCGGCGGCGCCTGGAGCGGCTCGACTCGCTGCGCCACGTGGACGCGGCCATCAGCGGCGGCCTGGATCTGCGCCTGACGCTGCGCGTGCTGCTCAACCAGGTGATGGCGCGCCTGGGCGTCGACGGGGCCGCGGTGCTGCTGCTCGATGCGCACACACGCAGCCTGCGGGAGACCTGCGCGCGCGGGACGGTCCCCGCCGGCCGGCAGCAGGGCGCCGAGTCGCTCCACGGCACGAGCGCCGGGCAGGCGGTGCTCCTGCGCCGCCCTGTCGTCTCGCCAGCCGCCGGCTCAGCGGAGGGCCAGGCTCCGATGGTGCACCGGTGCGCGCCGCTGATCGCCAAGGGCGACGTCAAGGGCGTGCTGGAGGTCTACCACGCGGCTTCGTTCACACCGGATGATGAGTGGGAGGGCTTCCTGGAGGCGCTGGCGAGCCAGGCCGCCATCGCGATCGACAACTCGGCGCTCTTCGAGCAGCTCCAGCGCTCCAACGCGGAGCTCACCATGGCGTACGACGCAACGATCGAGGGGTGGTCACGCGCTCTGGATCTGCGTGACCGGGAAACGGAGGGCCACACGCGCCGGGTCACGGAGCTCACCGTGGCGCTTGCACGCGCGGTCGGGCTGCCCGACGCCGACCTGGTCCACATCCGGCGTGGCGCGCTGCTGCACGACATCGGCAAGATGGGCGTGCCGGACAGCATCCTCCTGAAGCCGGGACCCCTCACCGACGAGGAGTGGGTCACGATGCGCCGACACACGGCCTATGCCTGCGAAATGCTCTCGCCCATCGTCTTCCTTCGCCCGGCGCTCGAGATCCCGCGCTGCCACCACGAGAGGTGGGATGGCGCCGGCTACCCGTGCGGCTTGCGCGAGGAGCAGATCCCCATCGCCGCGCGTCTCTTCGCCGTCGCCGACATCTGGGACGCCCTCTCTTTCGACCGCCCCTACCGGAAGGCATGGCCCGCCGAGCTGGTGCGCGAGCACCTGCGCGGGCTTTCCGGCACGCACCTCGACCCGACCGCGGTGGATGCCTTCCTGCGCCTCGACGACACCCTCACTTCCTGCCGCCTCGAGCGCGCCGCCTGA
- a CDS encoding patatin-like phospholipase family protein produces MPRYRIVSLDGGGVRGALSARLLERIAAERPAALGAVDLYAGASTGAILAVGLAKGLTPGDLVAFYRDRSAIAFRDTALDDIRDLGRMLGAEYSTADRRRAIEPVLGRATLADLPKRVMIATFVLDSENPLVQRTPGVSRSWRAKFFHNYPGPDSDGGQTAVDVVMRSSAAPTYFPIYQGFIDGGVVANNPAMCALAQALHPRTGGQDLRDVALLSVGTGHKPHFIAERDGDWGLARWGPALIELLFDAGIGLADYQCRQLLGDCYFRLNCDLDRNVDLDAVSQVPALIEMANRVDLAPVLAWLDRQWLAA; encoded by the coding sequence ATGCCGAGGTACCGTATCGTCTCTCTCGATGGAGGCGGCGTGCGCGGCGCGCTGTCGGCCCGGCTCCTCGAGCGCATCGCCGCCGAGCGTCCTGCCGCGCTTGGCGCGGTCGATCTCTACGCCGGCGCCTCGACCGGCGCGATCCTCGCCGTCGGCCTGGCGAAGGGGCTGACGCCCGGCGATCTCGTTGCCTTCTACCGGGACCGCAGCGCCATCGCCTTCCGCGACACGGCGCTGGACGACATCCGCGACCTCGGCCGCATGCTCGGCGCCGAGTACAGCACGGCGGACCGGCGGCGCGCCATCGAGCCGGTCCTCGGCCGCGCGACGTTGGCCGATCTCCCGAAGCGCGTGATGATCGCCACGTTCGTGCTGGACAGCGAGAACCCGCTGGTGCAGCGAACGCCCGGGGTCTCTCGCTCTTGGAGGGCCAAGTTCTTCCACAACTATCCTGGCCCCGACTCGGACGGCGGCCAGACGGCCGTGGACGTGGTCATGCGCTCCAGTGCGGCGCCGACCTACTTCCCGATCTACCAGGGGTTCATCGACGGCGGCGTGGTGGCGAACAATCCGGCCATGTGCGCGCTCGCGCAGGCTCTGCACCCCAGAACGGGCGGGCAGGACCTGCGCGATGTGGCGCTGCTCTCGGTGGGGACCGGCCACAAGCCGCATTTCATCGCCGAGCGCGACGGCGACTGGGGCCTGGCGCGGTGGGGGCCGGCACTGATCGAGCTTCTCTTCGACGCCGGCATCGGCCTCGCCGACTACCAGTGCCGGCAACTCCTGGGCGACTGCTACTTCCGGCTGAACTGTGACCTGGATCGCAACGTCGACCTGGACGCGGTCTCGCAGGTGCCCGCGCTCATCGAGATGGCGAACCGTGTCGACCTCGCGCCAGTGCTCGCGTGGCTCGATCGGCAGTGGCTGGCCGCGTAG
- a CDS encoding S-layer homology domain-containing protein has product MKIGIVVVACAAGLGLMQAARAQSPSDVPQGHWARSAVEQVVRAGIMPAPGGRFAGSQVVTRKELVPVLYRLARVLELRKWPSAAVRPVTAPKAPGWRAKPVTRYTLAAVVARVAPMVLKGLPPSAGKVFGQTEGLPAPATVKGLPAGSPLSTPLKYLAANRMVWPGSPLLKPGTQTVTGEQLAAALGELVAGLDDRLTDEPQNRPDLGEPPAHKH; this is encoded by the coding sequence ATGAAGATCGGGATCGTGGTCGTCGCCTGCGCGGCGGGCCTGGGCCTCATGCAAGCTGCCCGCGCCCAGTCGCCCAGCGACGTGCCGCAAGGGCACTGGGCCCGCTCCGCCGTCGAGCAGGTGGTGCGCGCGGGCATCATGCCGGCGCCCGGCGGCCGCTTCGCCGGCAGCCAGGTGGTGACGCGAAAGGAGCTCGTGCCCGTCCTTTACCGACTGGCCCGCGTGCTCGAGCTGCGCAAGTGGCCATCCGCGGCGGTGCGCCCGGTGACCGCGCCGAAGGCGCCGGGATGGCGCGCGAAGCCCGTGACGCGCTACACGCTCGCGGCCGTGGTCGCCCGCGTCGCCCCCATGGTCCTGAAAGGCCTTCCGCCCTCTGCCGGCAAGGTCTTCGGGCAGACGGAGGGCCTGCCGGCGCCGGCCACAGTGAAGGGCCTTCCCGCCGGCAGCCCGCTGAGCACTCCGCTGAAGTACCTCGCCGCCAACCGCATGGTGTGGCCCGGTTCCCCGCTGCTGAAGCCAGGGACCCAGACGGTCACGGGCGAGCAGCTTGCTGCCGCCCTGGGCGAACTCGTCGCCGGCCTCGACGACCGCCTGACCGACGAGCCTCAGAACCGCCCCGATCTCGGTGAGCCGCCCGCCCACAAGCACTGA
- a CDS encoding rod shape-determining protein produces the protein MFSLTPVIGIDLGTANILVYVRGKGVVIREPSVVAISATTKKVLAVGEEARLMIGRTPGNIIAIRPMCDGVIADYTTTQKMLEHLINRVVGRKRVFKPRVLVCVPSGVTNVERRAVLQAAREAGAGEALTIEEPMAAAIGAGLPIANPGGNMVVDIGGGTTDIAVISLEGIVISRSLRVGGNKMDEVIVRHIKTAHNLMIGDRTAEDIKIKIGSAYPLEQETVMAVRGRDLVAGLPRTVQVTSEEIREALSEPITQLVERVKSVLEQTPPELSADIIERGVWLTGGGALLRGLDRLLSAATDIPVYVAEDPLSCVAIGTGRALEELPAIRQSEARQIVSGVQ, from the coding sequence GTGTTCTCTCTCACTCCCGTCATCGGCATCGATCTCGGCACCGCCAACATCCTTGTCTACGTGCGCGGCAAAGGGGTCGTGATCCGCGAGCCCTCCGTGGTGGCGATCAGCGCGACTACGAAGAAGGTCCTGGCCGTCGGCGAGGAGGCGCGCCTGATGATCGGGCGCACGCCGGGCAACATCATCGCCATCCGGCCGATGTGCGACGGCGTGATCGCCGACTACACCACGACCCAGAAGATGCTCGAGCACCTGATCAACCGGGTGGTCGGGCGCAAGCGGGTGTTCAAACCCCGCGTGCTGGTATGCGTGCCGTCCGGCGTGACCAACGTGGAGCGGCGCGCCGTTCTTCAGGCGGCGCGCGAGGCCGGCGCGGGCGAGGCGCTCACCATCGAGGAGCCGATGGCCGCGGCGATCGGCGCCGGCCTGCCGATCGCCAACCCGGGCGGCAACATGGTGGTGGACATCGGCGGCGGCACCACGGACATCGCGGTCATCTCGCTGGAGGGGATCGTCATCTCGCGCAGCCTTCGGGTCGGCGGAAACAAGATGGACGAGGTGATCGTACGCCACATCAAGACCGCGCACAACCTGATGATCGGTGACCGCACGGCCGAGGACATCAAGATCAAGATCGGCTCCGCCTATCCGCTGGAGCAGGAGACCGTGATGGCCGTGCGCGGCCGCGACCTGGTGGCCGGCCTTCCGCGCACCGTGCAGGTCACCTCGGAGGAGATCCGAGAGGCGCTCTCCGAGCCCATCACCCAGCTTGTTGAGCGGGTGAAGTCCGTGCTCGAGCAGACGCCGCCAGAGCTCTCCGCCGACATTATCGAGCGAGGAGTGTGGCTGACGGGCGGCGGGGCGCTGCTGCGCGGCCTGGATCGCCTGCTGTCGGCTGCCACGGACATCCCGGTGTACGTGGCGGAGGATCCGCTGTCGTGCGTCGCCATTGGCACCGGCCGCGCGCTCGAGGAGCTGCCCGCCATCCGGCAGAGCGAAGCACGCCAGATCGTCTCCGGCGTTCAGTGA
- the murA gene encoding UDP-N-acetylglucosamine 1-carboxyvinyltransferase, whose product MDTFIIRGGKPLSGRVATSGSKNATLAIMAGAVLAEGSITLRNVPRIGDIQTMVELLNVLGAPTRFVDPTTVTIDATNVHCLEAPYELVRKMRASFSVLGPLLARFGFARVPVPGGCDIGARPVNYHTEGLRRLGANLHSEHGVYTAEARKLTGAEVYLDFQSAGATQHLMTAACLASGTTVIENCATEPEVVDLAAFLNALGAKVSGAGTTAITVEGVSKLHGGEYSVIPDRLEAGTFAIAAAITGGDITIEGAVIDHMRPTTLKLAEAGAHIVELPDGIRVRASGRLRAVDLKTMPHPGFPTDMQQPMAALLATAEGTSVITENVYESRFRYVNELNRMGASIRVEGRAAVITGVDRLTGAPVTATDLRAGAALICAALAADGETEMSGVEHIERGYERIAEKLRGLGVDISAEA is encoded by the coding sequence TTGGACACGTTCATCATCCGTGGAGGGAAGCCGCTGTCGGGCCGCGTCGCCACGAGCGGCAGCAAGAATGCCACCCTCGCCATCATGGCCGGCGCGGTGCTTGCCGAAGGCTCGATCACTCTCCGCAACGTTCCCCGGATCGGGGACATCCAGACCATGGTCGAGTTGCTGAACGTGCTGGGCGCGCCCACACGCTTCGTCGACCCGACGACCGTCACCATCGACGCGACGAACGTCCACTGCCTGGAGGCGCCCTACGAGCTCGTCCGCAAGATGCGGGCCTCGTTCAGCGTGCTCGGCCCGCTCCTCGCCCGCTTCGGCTTCGCGCGCGTGCCCGTGCCGGGCGGGTGCGACATCGGCGCGCGGCCGGTGAACTACCATACCGAAGGGCTCAGGCGCCTTGGCGCCAACCTGCATTCGGAGCATGGCGTCTACACCGCCGAGGCCCGCAAGCTGACCGGCGCCGAGGTCTACCTGGACTTCCAGAGCGCCGGGGCCACCCAGCACCTGATGACCGCGGCGTGTCTCGCATCGGGCACCACCGTGATCGAGAACTGCGCCACGGAACCCGAGGTCGTTGACCTCGCCGCGTTCCTCAACGCGCTTGGCGCGAAGGTGTCTGGCGCCGGTACTACCGCCATCACGGTGGAAGGCGTCAGCAAACTGCACGGGGGCGAGTACTCCGTGATCCCGGATCGGCTGGAAGCGGGAACCTTCGCGATCGCGGCCGCCATCACGGGCGGCGACATCACGATCGAGGGCGCCGTCATTGACCACATGCGCCCGACGACCCTCAAGCTCGCGGAGGCCGGGGCCCACATCGTGGAGCTCCCCGACGGCATTCGCGTGCGAGCGAGTGGGCGGCTGCGCGCGGTCGACCTGAAGACGATGCCGCATCCGGGCTTCCCCACCGACATGCAGCAGCCGATGGCCGCCCTGCTCGCGACCGCCGAGGGCACCTCCGTCATCACGGAGAATGTCTATGAGAGTCGGTTCCGCTACGTGAACGAGCTGAATCGTATGGGGGCGAGCATCCGCGTGGAGGGCCGGGCCGCCGTCATCACCGGCGTCGACCGGCTCACCGGCGCGCCCGTCACCGCCACCGACCTGCGTGCCGGGGCCGCGCTCATCTGCGCGGCTCTGGCCGCCGACGGCGAGACGGAAATGTCCGGCGTCGAGCACATCGAACGTGGCTACGAGCGCATCGCCGAGAAGCTGCGGGGTCTCGGCGTCGACATCTCGGCAGAGGCCTGA